The proteins below come from a single Microtus pennsylvanicus isolate mMicPen1 chromosome 13, mMicPen1.hap1, whole genome shotgun sequence genomic window:
- the LOC142833719 gene encoding olfactory receptor 2A12-like has translation MWMIPGQNQTRVSEFILLGFSSDPTTNHILFIVFLLIYLSSVMGNGLIILLICLDTHLHTPMYFFLCILAMVDMGYVTTTVPQMLVNLLAHSKTISFAGCWMQMYMFSALGITECTFFVVMAYDRYVAICYPLRYTVILNWGLCVRLASGSLVCGFLSAFLHTFFIMNLPYCGPNKVNHYFCQGPSVRSLACMDTHLIEMVDLILSVLLVVTPISLIVASYIHIALAILKIKSTQARCKAFSTCASHLTVVTFFYVPASYIYMRPHSSYSPEQIKQISLFYNVFTALLNPVVYSLRNKDIKRAFLKVIGHSSVDY, from the coding sequence ATGTGGATGATTCCAGGACAGAACCAAACCAGGGTTTCTGAGTTTATCCTGCTTGGCTTCTCCAGTGACCCCACGACCAACCACATCCTCTTCATTGTGTTCCTTCTCATCTACCTGAGCTCAGTCATGGGCAATGGGCTCATCATCCTGCTGATCTGCCtggacacacatctgcacactcccatgtacttcttcctctgtaTACTCGCCATGGTGGATATGGGCTATGTCACTACCACCGTGCCCCAGATGTTGGTGAATCTTCTTGCTCACTCTAAGACCATCTCCTTTGCTGGCTGCTGGATGCAGATGTATATGTTTAGTGCCCTGGGTATAACTGAGTGCACTTTCTTTGTTGTCATGGCTtatgacagatatgtggccatttGCTACCCACTACGCTATACTGTCATCCTCAACTGGGGACTGTGCGTACGGTTGGCATCTGGGTCTTTAGTCTGtggtttcctctctgctttcttacaTACCTTCTTTATTATGAATCTGCCATATTGTGGGCCCAACAAGGTCAACCACTACTTCTGTCAAGGCCCTTCAGTGCGTAGCCTGGCTTGCATGGATACCCACCTCATTGAGATGGTAGACCTGATCTTGAGTGTTTTGTTGGTTGTTACTCCAATTTCTCTCATTGTGGCCTCATACATTCATATTGCTCTGGCAATTCTCAAGATCAAGTCCACCCAGGCCCGCTGCAAGGCGTTCTCTACCTGTGCTTCCCACCTGACTGTAGTCACATTCTTCTATGTTCCAGCCTCTTATATCTACATGAGACCCCACTCCAGCTACTCTCCTGAGCAAATCAAGCAGATATCACTCTTTTACAATGTCTTTACAGCCTTGCTCAACCCTGTGGTCTACAGTCTGAGGAACAAAGACATTAAAAGGGCATTTCTCAAGGTGATTGGGCATAGTTCAGTGGACTACTGA